A segment of the Actinomyces sp. oral taxon 171 str. F0337 genome:
CCATCCAGGCACCGCTGTACGGCAACGAGGTCAAGGAGGTCTTCTCCGCCCTGCCCGAGCCCTTCGATGAGTTCGTGCCCCACCTGCTGACCTCCTCCGCCTTCGGCGACTTCGCCACCCGCGGCGGGCTCGACGTCGCCCAGCGCGAGCTCATCAGCCTCGTGGCCATCGCCGCCATCGGCGCCACCACCCAGCTGCGCCCGCACGTGGCCGGGGCGATCCGGGCCGGCTCCTCCCCCCAGGAGGTGGCCGCCGCCCTGGTTCAGGTCATGCCCTACATCGGCGGCCCCTACGCCCTGTCCGGCCTGGTCCTCGTGGCCCGCTACGACGAGAGTGCCTCCGCAGAGGCCTACCGCTGAGAAGAAGGTCCATGTGGGCCGGCATCCTCCGCGGTTGTTGTGGGGTGAGTGTTAATCAGCGAGATGAGTCTCGCGTAGGGCGGCGATGCGCTTGGCGAGGTCGTCGGGATCTGCGCTGAGCTTGGGGGCGTTGCGAGAGGTTGACGGGTCGATGCGTGCGCCGAGTCGGCCGAGCTCGATCAGCAGTGGCACCGTCGCCAAGCCTTGCTCGGTCAACGAGTACCTCCCCTGCTTGCCCCGGGCGACCTCGCTCTTGGTGAGGAAGCCCGCCTCAACCAGGTCGGTCAGTCGGCGGGACAGCACCGGGGCGCTGATGCCCTCCTCGCTGCCGGTGAGCAGCTCGCGGAAGGAGCGTCGGTCATGCAGGACGATGTCTCGCAGAATTAGCAGACTCCACCTGTCGCCGAGCATCTCGAGGCTGCGGTTGATAGGGCAGGCGGAGCGAGGCCGGGGGATCATCGTGCGCCCTTCTTCGTGGTAGTTGCATTCTGTTACTGGATAGCATATCGTCCATCTCAAGTGGTAACACAATGTAACTAGATGTCTGGTGCTGCGGCACAGGAAGGACACCACGTGAAGGCCTTCGTCCTGGAGAAGTACGGTCGCCCCCTGAGAGCCGTCGACATACCCGTTGCCGAGCCTGGACCACGCCAGGTCCTGGTGCGGATGATCGCCTCCGGCGTCAACCACGCCGATGAGCGCACCCGCACCGGTGAGTTCAAGGCCGTCTTCCGGCTCGACCTGCCCAAGGTGATGGGAGGGGAGCTGAGCGGAGAGGTGGTCGCCGTCGGCTCTCAGGTCACAGAGCTCGCCGTTGGCGATCAGGTCTACGGCTACACCGGCGTGGTGGCCATGGGAACCTGGGCCGAGTTCGTCGTGGTCGACGCCGATGCCCTCGCTCCCGCGCCCCGCAGCATCTCAATGGCTCAGGCGGCCTCCCTGCCGGTCGTCGCCCTGACCGCGTGGCAGTCGCTGGTGACGATCGGCCGCCTCCAGCCGGGCCAGACGGTCCTGGTTCACGGCGGCGCAGGCGGAGTGGGGTCGGCCGTCATCCAGCTCGCCAAGCACCTGGGCGCCACCGTCGCCACCACGGCCTCGGCCTCCAGTGCCGACACCGTCCGGCAGCTCGGAGCGGACATCATCATCGACTACCGCAGTGAGGACTTCGTCCAACGCCTGGCAGAGACCCCGGTGGACATCGTCGTCGACACCCAGGGCGGCGAGATCACCTCACGGTCCTTCCAGGTCCTGCGTCCCGGCGGGATCGTGGTGGGTATCGCCGGTGCCCCCGACCCGTCACTGGCCGATCAGGCCGGCGCCGGGCCGCTGGTCAAGGTCGCGCTGTCCGCCCTCAGCCTCAAGGTGCGCCGCCAGGCCCGCAAGCTCGGCGTGCGCTACCGGTTCCTGTTCATCGAACCCGACGGAGAGGCCCTGCGCACCATTGCCGGACTCGTGGACGACGGCGTCATCCAGCCCGTCGTCGACCGGATCCTGCCCTTCGAGCAGACCCTCGCCGCGCTCGAC
Coding sequences within it:
- a CDS encoding carboxymuconolactone decarboxylase family protein, with amino-acid sequence MPHLLTSSAFGDFATRGGLDVAQRELISLVAIAAIGATTQLRPHVAGAIRAGSSPQEVAAALVQVMPYIGGPYALSGLVLVARYDESASAEAYR
- a CDS encoding winged helix-turn-helix transcriptional regulator; the encoded protein is MIPRPRSACPINRSLEMLGDRWSLLILRDIVLHDRRSFRELLTGSEEGISAPVLSRRLTDLVEAGFLTKSEVARGKQGRYSLTEQGLATVPLLIELGRLGARIDPSTSRNAPKLSADPDDLAKRIAALRETHLAD
- a CDS encoding NADP-dependent oxidoreductase produces the protein MKAFVLEKYGRPLRAVDIPVAEPGPRQVLVRMIASGVNHADERTRTGEFKAVFRLDLPKVMGGELSGEVVAVGSQVTELAVGDQVYGYTGVVAMGTWAEFVVVDADALAPAPRSISMAQAASLPVVALTAWQSLVTIGRLQPGQTVLVHGGAGGVGSAVIQLAKHLGATVATTASASSADTVRQLGADIIIDYRSEDFVQRLAETPVDIVVDTQGGEITSRSFQVLRPGGIVVGIAGAPDPSLADQAGAGPLVKVALSALSLKVRRQARKLGVRYRFLFIEPDGEALRTIAGLVDDGVIQPVVDRILPFEQTLAALDQLLAGGTRGKVLITTNEQEVTTHA